The sequence GCTTGCACGGCGTCGGCGTCTCGGTGACGAACGCGCTGTCCACGCAGCTCGACGTCACGGTCTGGCGCGACGGCAAGATTGCCGAGATCGGCTTTGCCAACGGCGATGTCGTGAAGCCGCTCGAAACGCGCGCCGCGGCCCGCGCCGACAAGAAATCCGGCACGCGCGTCACCGCGTGGGCCAACGCGAAGTACTTCGATTCGCCGAATCTGCCGTTGGGCGAGCTGCAGCGCCTGTTGCGCTCGAAGGCGGTGCTGCTGCCAGGCGTCGAGGTCGTGCTCGTCAACGAGAAAACCGGCGAGCGCCAAAGCTGGAAGTATGAGGACGGCTTGCGCGGCTACCTGCTCGAAGGCATGGCCGGCAGCGATCTGCTGATTCCGCTCTTCGAGGGCGAGCGCTACGCGGAAAGCTCGCGTTCGAGCGAAGACACGTTCGCCGAAGGCGAGGGCGCGGCATGGGTCGTCGCGTGGAGCGAGGAAGGCCCGCTCACGCGCGAGTCGTACGTGAACCTGATTCCGACGCCCGCGGGCGGCACGCACGAATCCGGCCTGCGCGACGGTCTCTTTCAGGCGGTCAAGAGCTTCGTCGAGCTGCACAACCTGCAGCCGAAGGGCGTGAAGCTGCTCGCCGAAGACGTGTTCGCGCGCGTGTCGTTCGTGCTGTCCGCGAAGGTGCTCGATCCGCAGTTCCAAGGGCAGATCAAGGAGCGCTTGAATAGCCGCGATGCGGTGAAGCTCGTGTCGTCGTTCGCGCGTCCCGCTTTGGAGCTGTGGCTGAACCAGCACGTCGAGCACGGCAAGAAGCTCGCCGATCTCGTCATCAAGCAGGCACAGGCGCGCACGCGCGCGGGCCAGAAAGTCGAGAAGCGCAAGAGCTCCGGCGTGGCCGTGCTGCCGGGCAAGCTCACCGACTGCGAATCGACCGATATCGTGCGCAACGAGCTGTTCCTCGTGGAAGGCGACTCGGCGGGCGGCTCCGCGAAGATGGGCCGCGACAAGGAATACCAGGCGATCCTGCCGCTGCGCGGCAAGGTGCTCAATACCTGGGAGACCGAGCGCGACCGGCTCTTCGCGAACAACGAAGTGCACGACATCTCGGTGGCGATCGGCGTCGATCCGCACAATCCCGACGACACCGTCGATCTCTCGAATCTGCGCTACGGCAAGATCTGCATCCTGTCGGACGCCGACGTCGACGGCGCGCACATCCAGGTTCTGCTGCTTACGCTGTTCTTCAAGCATTTCCCGCAGTTGATCGAGCGCGGCCACGTGTGCGTCGCGCGGCCGCCGCTCTTTCGCGTCGATGCGCCCGCACGCGGCAAGAAGCCCGCGCAGAAGCTCTACGCGCTCGACGAGGGCGAGCTCGAAGCGATCCTCGACAAGCTGCGCAAGGACGGCGTGCGCGAATCGCAATGGACGATCAGCCGCTTCAAAGGCTTGGGCGAAATGAGCGCCGAGCAGCTGTGGGACACGACGATGAATCCCGACACGCGCCGTCTGATGCCGGTCGCGCTCGGCGAGCTCGACTTCGACGCGACGGTCGCGCGCATGACGATGCTGATGGGCAAGGGCGAAGCGGCGTCGCGCCGCAGCTGGCTCGAAGAGAAGGGCAACGAGGTGGAAGCGGATATCTGAGCGAGGCCGAGAGCCTGTGCGGATTCACCGCCCCCCACCCACCTGAACACGGACACGAATTTCGATGGATCAACAAGACGATCTCTTCGCCGAGCCGGCCGTGCCGGACAGCGATTTCCTGACGCTCGGCAACTACGCCGAGCGCGCCTATCTCGACTACGCGGTGAGCGTGGTCAAAGGCCGTGCGTTGCCTGACGTCTGCGACGGGCAGAAGCCGGTGCAGCGCCGCATCCTGTTCGCGATGAACGAGATGGGCCTCGCCGCCGACGCGAAGCCGGTGAAATCGGCGCGCGTGGTCGGCGACGTGCTCGGCAAATACCACCCGCACGGCGACCAGTCCGCCTACGACGCGCTCGTGCGTCTCGCGCAGGACTTCTCGATGCGCTATCCGCTCATCGACGGCCAGGGCAACTTCGGCTCGCGCGACGGCGACGGCGCGGCGGCGATGCGCTACACCGAAGCGCGCTTGACGCCGATCGCGAAGCTGCTGCTCGACGAGATCGACCAGGGCACGGTCGATTTCATGCCGAACTACGACGGCTCGTTCGAAGAGCCGAAGCTACTGCCCGCGCGGCTGCCGTTTCTGCTGTTGAACGGCGCCTCGGGGATCGCGGTGGGTCTCGCGACGGAAATCCCGTCGCACAACCTGCGCGAAGTGGCGGCCGCGGCCGTGGCGATGATCCGCCATCCGTCGAAGCTCACGCACGCCGAGCTGATGCAGCACATTCCGGGGCCGGACTTCCCGGGCGGCGGCCAGATCATTTCGAGCGAAGCGGAAATCGCGGCGGCTTATGAAACCGGGCGCGGCAGCTTGAAGGTGCGCGCGCGCTGGAAGATCGAAGACCTCGCGCGCGGCCAGTGGCAGCTCGTCATCACCGAGCTGCCGCCGAATACGTCGTCCCAGAAGGTGCTCGAAGAGATCGAAGAGCTGACCAATCCGAAGGTCAAGCTCGGCAAGAAGACGCTCACGCCCGAGCAGCTGCAGATGAAGCAGACGCTGCTCGCGCTCGTCGATGCCGTGCGCGACGAGTCCGGCAAGGACGCGCCGGTGCGGATCGTATTCGAGCCGAAGTCGCGCACGATCGATCAGACCGAGTTCGTCAACTCGCTGCTCGCGCACACGAGCCTCGAATCGAACACGTCGCTGAACCTCGTGATGATCGGCGCCGATGGCCGGCCGCGCCAGAAGGGTCTCGTCGAGATCCTGCACGAGTGGGTCGGCTTCCGCTTCGCTACCGTCACGCGCCGCACGCGGCATCGCTTGGGCAAGGTCGACGATCGCATCCACATCCTCGAAGGGCGGATGATCGTCTTCCTGAACATCGACGAAGTGATCCGCATCATCCGCGAAGCGGACGAGCCGAAGGCCGCGCTGATGAGCGCGTTCGGCCTGTCCGAGCGGCAGGCCGAGGACATCCTTGAAATCCGGCTGCGTCAGCTGGCGCGGCTCGAGAAGATCAAGATCGAGAAGGAGCTCGAAGAGTTGCGCAACGAGAAGGCGAAGCTCGAAGAGCTGCTGGGCAGCGAATCGGCGATGAAGCGCCAGATCATCAAGGAAATCGAAGCCGACGCGAAGCAATATGGCGACGAGCGCCGCACGCTGATCCAGCAGGAAAAGCGCGCGACGTTCGAAGCGAAGGTGGTCGACGAGCCGGTGACGGTCGTCGTGTCGCAGCGGGGCTGGGTGCGGGCGTTGAAGGGCCACGGGCTCGATCCGGCCGGCTTCACGTTCAAGGACGGCGACGGCCTCTACGCGGCGTTCCAGTGCCGCACGCCCGATACGCTGATCGCGTGGGGCAGCAAGGGGCGCGTCTATTCGGTCGCGGTCGCGACGCTGCCGGGCGGGCGCGGCGACGGCGTGCCGGTCACGTCGCTGATCGAGCTCGAATCGGGCACGCACCTGATGCACTACTACGCCGCGCCGGCGGACCAGGCTTTGCTGCTCGCGTCGAGCAACGGCTTCGGCTTCATCGCGAAGGTCGGCGACATGGTGAGCCGCGTGAAGGCGGGCAAGGCGTTCATGACCATCGACGAAGGCGCAGTGCCGCTCGCGCCGATGCCGATGCTGCCGAATGCGCAGCAGGTGGTGTGCTTGTCGAGCGGCGGGCGCTTGCTCGTGTTCGGTCTCGACGAGATGAAGACGCTTGCGGGCGGCGGCCGCGGCGTGATTCTGATGGCACTCGACGCGAACGAAAAGCTTGTGCAGGCGCTCGCGATCAATGGCGCGGGCGTGGTGCTGGTCGGCACGGGCCGCGGCGGCAAGGCGCAGGAAGAGCGTCTCGCGGGCGACGCGCTCGAAGCGCACGTCGGCAAGCGCGCCCGCAAGGGGCGTGCGCCCGATACGAAGCTCAAAGTGAGCGGGCTGCGTCCGGTGCTCGCGGGATGATGTCGTCGTGCAGTCGTGATGCACTTGTGACATACGCGCGGCACACAATGAACTGTGTGCCGCGCGACCGGTCGAATGTCGCTCGACGAACCTGTCCACACCGTTCGCGATCGTTCCAGCGTCCCCCAATAAATTGAAGAACCGAGAGGAAGCCTCACCATGTCCAAAGCCATCGATGTCGCGCTGTTCCTGCACTTGCTCGGCGTCGCCGTATGGGTGGGCGGCATGGTGTTCGCGAATTTCTGCCTGCGCCCGGCGCTCTCCGACTTGTCGCCCCAATTGCGCTTGCCGCTCCTCGAAGCCGTGTACGCGCGCTTCTTCAACTGGGTGGCGGGCTCGGTGCTCGTGATCCTGCTCACGGGCGGTTTTCTGCTGCAGCAATTCGGCGGCGGCCATGCGGTGTGGCCGTTGCACGCGATGGCGGCGATCGGCGTCTTGATGATGCTGATCTTCGGGCACCTGCGATTCGCCGTGTTTCCGCGCATCCGCCGCGCCGTGCAGGCGCAGAAGTGGCCCGACGGCGCGCGCGCCGTGGGCACGGTGCGCCGGCTCGTCATCGTCAATCTGGTGCTCGGCGTGGTGACGATCGGGATGGCGGTGCTGTCGCGCGGGTTCTGAGGCGACAAGCTACATCGACACGTTCCCGCTGATATATTTTTCGACCTAATCGGGCTCGAAAAATATATTGGACATATTGCCGGGCGAACCGCATTCTTCCCGCCTTCGCTCCGCGCAGCGCGTTCTGAGAATAAAACATGCCCACATACCGTTCACGCACTTCCACCCACGGCCGCAACATGGCGGGTGCCCGCAGCCTGTGGCGGGCCACCGGGATGACCGACGACGATTTCAACAAGCCGATCATCGCGGTCGTCAACTCGTTTACGCAATTCGTGCCCGGCCACGTCCACCTCAAGGATCTCGGCCAGTTGGTGGCGCGCGAGATCGAGAAAGCGGGCGGCGTCGCGAAGGAATTCAATACGATCGCGGTGGACGACGGCATCGCCATGGGTCACGACGGCATGCTCTACAGCCTGCCGTCGCGCGAACTGATCGCCGATAGCGTCGAATACATGGTCAACGCGCATTGCGCCGACGCCATGGTCTGCATCTCCAATTGCGACAAGATCACGCCGGGGATGCTGATGGCCGCGCTGCGGGTGAACATCCCGGTCGTGTTCGTGTCGGGTGGCCCGATGGAGTCGGGCAAGGTCACGTTCAAGGGCAAGAACCGCAAGTTCGATCTGATCGACGCGATGATCGTCGCGGCCGACGACAACGTCTCGGACGAGGAAGTGCAGCAGGTCGAGCGTTCCGCGTGCCCGACCTGCGGCTCCTGCTCGGGCATGTTCACGGCGAACTCGATGAACTGCCTGACCGAAGCGCTCGGCCTTTCGCTGCCGGGCAACGGTTCCACGCTCGCGACGCACGCCGACCGCAAGCGCCTGTTCCTGGACGCCGGGAAGACGATCGTCGAGCTGGCGCGCCGCTACTACGAACAAGAGGACGCGAGCGTCCTGCCGCGTTCGATCGCGAGCTTCCAAGCGTTCGAGAACGCCATGACGCTCGATATCGCCATGGGCGGTTCGACCAACACGGTGCTGCACTTGCTGGCCGCGGCGCACGAAGGCGAAGTGCCGTTCACGATGAACGACATCGACCGGCTGTCGCGGCGCGTGCCGGTGCTGTGCAAGGTGGCGCCGGCGGTGCCGGACGTGCATATGGAAGACGTGCATCGCGCGGGCGGCGTGATGGGCATTCTGGGCGAGCTGGCGCGCGCCGGCCTCATCCACACCGAACTGCCGACGGTGCATGCGCCGAGCATGGGCGCGGCGCTCGAGCGCTGGGACGTGATGCGCAACCCGGCTGAGGCGGTCGCGAGCTTCTACCGCGCCGCGCCCGGGGGCATCCGCACGCAGGAGGCGTTCAGCCAGGACAGCCGCTACGACGAGCTCGACACCGACCGCGCGGCCGGATGCATTCGCGACGCCGAGCACGCCTTCTCGAAGGACGGCGGGCTCGCGGTGCTGTTCGGCAACATCGCGCGCGACGGTTGCATCGTGAAGACGGCGGGCGTCGATGCCGGCATGCTGAAGTTCTCCGGCAAGGCGCGCGTGTTCGAGAGCCAGGACGCGGCGGTCGAAGGCATTCTGGGCGGCTCGGTCAAAGCGGGCGACGTGGTCGTCGTGCGCTACGAAGGGCCGCGCGGCGGTCCCGGCATGCAGGAGATGCTGTATCCGACCAGCTACCTGAAGTCGAAGGGGCTCGGCAAGCATTGCGCGCTCATCACCGATGGCCGCTTCTCGGGGGGCTCTTCCGGGCTGTCGATCGGGCACGTGTCGCCCGAGGCGGCGGAAGGCGGCGCCATCGGCTTGATCGAGGACGGGGATACCATCGAAATCGACATCTCCACGCGCTCGATCCATCTGGCTGTCAGCGATGCGGAGCTGGAGCAGCGCCGGGCCGCGATGGAGGCGCGCGGCGCCAAGGCATGGAAGCCCGTGGCGCGCGAGCGCAAGGTCTCCACGGCGCTGAAAGCCTATGCGGCGACGACGACCAGCGCGGCGCGCGGCGCGGTGCGCATCATCGAGGACTGACGTTATCGGTGTCTGCGCGTGAGCGCATGCCGGTCAGAAGCAGGACACGACGCTCGGAACGGGGCGCGTGTCCTGTTTGTCATTCAAGGCTGCGTTGGCGCCAACTCAGATGCCAACGCGGCAAATCAACTCCGCGCGCTCTCGGCGTCCAGCCGCTCGGCCAGCGAAGTGCGCTGCATCCAGCGCAGCATGCTGTCGAGAAAAGTCTGCTCGGCTGCGTTCATCTTGCGCTCGCGATGCCAGAGCAGATACACGTCGACATCGACGAGCCCTTCCTCCGGTGGCAAGCGCCACAGCCGCCCGCGTGCGAGATCGTCGCGCACGATGTGGTCCGGCAAGCAGCCAATTCCGAAGCCCGAAAAAATCAGCCGCC comes from Trinickia violacea and encodes:
- a CDS encoding DNA topoisomerase IV subunit B; the protein is MSTKKPSAAYSEASIKVLKGLEPVKQRPGMYTRTENPLHIIQEVIDNASDEALGGYGKQITVTLHTDGAVSVEDDGRGIPFGLHPDEGVPVVEIVFTRLHAGGKFDKAAGGAYTFSGGLHGVGVSVTNALSTQLDVTVWRDGKIAEIGFANGDVVKPLETRAAARADKKSGTRVTAWANAKYFDSPNLPLGELQRLLRSKAVLLPGVEVVLVNEKTGERQSWKYEDGLRGYLLEGMAGSDLLIPLFEGERYAESSRSSEDTFAEGEGAAWVVAWSEEGPLTRESYVNLIPTPAGGTHESGLRDGLFQAVKSFVELHNLQPKGVKLLAEDVFARVSFVLSAKVLDPQFQGQIKERLNSRDAVKLVSSFARPALELWLNQHVEHGKKLADLVIKQAQARTRAGQKVEKRKSSGVAVLPGKLTDCESTDIVRNELFLVEGDSAGGSAKMGRDKEYQAILPLRGKVLNTWETERDRLFANNEVHDISVAIGVDPHNPDDTVDLSNLRYGKICILSDADVDGAHIQVLLLTLFFKHFPQLIERGHVCVARPPLFRVDAPARGKKPAQKLYALDEGELEAILDKLRKDGVRESQWTISRFKGLGEMSAEQLWDTTMNPDTRRLMPVALGELDFDATVARMTMLMGKGEAASRRSWLEEKGNEVEADI
- the parC gene encoding DNA topoisomerase IV subunit A, producing the protein MDQQDDLFAEPAVPDSDFLTLGNYAERAYLDYAVSVVKGRALPDVCDGQKPVQRRILFAMNEMGLAADAKPVKSARVVGDVLGKYHPHGDQSAYDALVRLAQDFSMRYPLIDGQGNFGSRDGDGAAAMRYTEARLTPIAKLLLDEIDQGTVDFMPNYDGSFEEPKLLPARLPFLLLNGASGIAVGLATEIPSHNLREVAAAAVAMIRHPSKLTHAELMQHIPGPDFPGGGQIISSEAEIAAAYETGRGSLKVRARWKIEDLARGQWQLVITELPPNTSSQKVLEEIEELTNPKVKLGKKTLTPEQLQMKQTLLALVDAVRDESGKDAPVRIVFEPKSRTIDQTEFVNSLLAHTSLESNTSLNLVMIGADGRPRQKGLVEILHEWVGFRFATVTRRTRHRLGKVDDRIHILEGRMIVFLNIDEVIRIIREADEPKAALMSAFGLSERQAEDILEIRLRQLARLEKIKIEKELEELRNEKAKLEELLGSESAMKRQIIKEIEADAKQYGDERRTLIQQEKRATFEAKVVDEPVTVVVSQRGWVRALKGHGLDPAGFTFKDGDGLYAAFQCRTPDTLIAWGSKGRVYSVAVATLPGGRGDGVPVTSLIELESGTHLMHYYAAPADQALLLASSNGFGFIAKVGDMVSRVKAGKAFMTIDEGAVPLAPMPMLPNAQQVVCLSSGGRLLVFGLDEMKTLAGGGRGVILMALDANEKLVQALAINGAGVVLVGTGRGGKAQEERLAGDALEAHVGKRARKGRAPDTKLKVSGLRPVLAG
- a CDS encoding CopD family protein produces the protein MSKAIDVALFLHLLGVAVWVGGMVFANFCLRPALSDLSPQLRLPLLEAVYARFFNWVAGSVLVILLTGGFLLQQFGGGHAVWPLHAMAAIGVLMMLIFGHLRFAVFPRIRRAVQAQKWPDGARAVGTVRRLVIVNLVLGVVTIGMAVLSRGF
- the ilvD gene encoding dihydroxy-acid dehydratase is translated as MPTYRSRTSTHGRNMAGARSLWRATGMTDDDFNKPIIAVVNSFTQFVPGHVHLKDLGQLVAREIEKAGGVAKEFNTIAVDDGIAMGHDGMLYSLPSRELIADSVEYMVNAHCADAMVCISNCDKITPGMLMAALRVNIPVVFVSGGPMESGKVTFKGKNRKFDLIDAMIVAADDNVSDEEVQQVERSACPTCGSCSGMFTANSMNCLTEALGLSLPGNGSTLATHADRKRLFLDAGKTIVELARRYYEQEDASVLPRSIASFQAFENAMTLDIAMGGSTNTVLHLLAAAHEGEVPFTMNDIDRLSRRVPVLCKVAPAVPDVHMEDVHRAGGVMGILGELARAGLIHTELPTVHAPSMGAALERWDVMRNPAEAVASFYRAAPGGIRTQEAFSQDSRYDELDTDRAAGCIRDAEHAFSKDGGLAVLFGNIARDGCIVKTAGVDAGMLKFSGKARVFESQDAAVEGILGGSVKAGDVVVVRYEGPRGGPGMQEMLYPTSYLKSKGLGKHCALITDGRFSGGSSGLSIGHVSPEAAEGGAIGLIEDGDTIEIDISTRSIHLAVSDAELEQRRAAMEARGAKAWKPVARERKVSTALKAYAATTTSAARGAVRIIED